The Chloroflexota bacterium DNA segment GTCGGCCGCGTCTACGCCAAGGGTCCCGGCGTCGTCACCGATTCCAACGGCACCCCCCTCAAGGAAGGCGACCGCGTCGTCTTCACCTACTTCGCTGGCTGCATGGCCTGCCCCCGCTGCCTCCGTGGCGAAACCGCCTCCTGCCCCAACAAAAAGATGTTCATCCACCACCAGGTGGGCCAGCCGCCCTACTTCACCGGCGGCTTCGCCGAATACTTCTACCTCGGCAAAGGCAACTACTTCTTCAAAGTCCCGGACACCATCCCGGATGCCATGGTCGCTCCCATCAACTGCTCCTTCAGCCAGGTCATGTTCGGCCTCCACCTGGCCGATCTGCGCGTCGGCGAAAGCGTCGTCATCCAGGGCGCGGGCGGCCTCGGCCTCTACGCCGCCGCCATCGCCAAGGAGCGCGGCGCGAATCCCATCATCGTCATAGACGGCATCCAGGGCCGCCTTCGCCTAGCCCAGGAGTTCGGCGCCACCCACACCATAGACCTCGCCCAGCACAAGACTCCCGCCGAGCGCGTCGCCCGGGTCAAGGAGATCGTCGGCGCTCCGGGTGCCGATGTCGTCGTCGAAGTCGTCGGCCTTCCCTCCGCCGTCGTCGAAGGCCTCCAGATGACCCGCATGGGCGGCCGCTATGCCGTCCTCGGCCAGGTCAGCGCCGGCGAACCCGGTACCATCCAGTTCATGCCCTCCATGCTCCTCGGCAAAAACATCGTCTCCGCCGCCTGTTACGATGGCTGGGTCCTCCCCAAAGCCATCGAATTCCTAGCGCGCGCCCAGCACCGCTATCCCTTTGAAAAGATGGTCTCCCACTCCTTCCCTCTCGCCGAAATCACCAAAGCCTTTCAGTCCTCCGAATGGTCCCGGCCGGACGCCCACTCCCTCGCCGTCACCCGCACCGCCCTCGTCCCCTGACGCCTACTCGACCTGACCTCCTGCTCCCTGCATATCGCTCCTCGCTCTTCCCTTGACTTCTCCCCATAAGGGAATAAGATTCCTTCACGTCACCGCCATGGACTTCCGCTTCACCCCAGAGCAAGAGGCCTTCCAGAAGGAAGTCCGCGCCTTCTTCAAGGAGCTTGTCGCTCCCGAAAAGACCGCCGGCCAAGAGGACTTTACCGAGCTTTACGGCCTCAAACAGCCCTTCGAGCGCTCCCTTCGCAAGGCCGCAGGCGATGCCGGCTATCTCGGCGTCGCATGGCCCAAGGAGTACGGCGGCCAGGAGAAGGGCATGCTCTACCAGGCCATCGTCGCCTACGAGGCCGCCTATGCCCGCGCGCCCGTCATTGACATCTCCGTCGCCATGGTCGCCGCGCCCCTCATGATCTTCGGCACGCCTGAGCAAAAGGCCTTTTTTCTCCCCAAGATCCTTCGTGGCGAGCTAAACATCTGCCTCGGCTACTCCGAGCCCAACGCCGGAAGCGACCTGGCGAATCTGGAGACCAAGGCCGTTGCCGATGGCAACGATTTCGTCATCAGCGGCAGGAAGATCTTCACCACCGGCGCCCACAAGGCCGATTACTGCTGGCTCGCCGCCCGCACCGACCCGAACGCGCCCAAGCACAAGGGCATCAGCATCTTCCTTCTCGATATGAAGACGCCGGGCATCAAGGTGGAGCCTGTGGAGACCATCGCAGGTTGGACCCACTACCGCGTCTTCTTCCACTACGTCCGCATCCCCAAGTCCGCCCTCATCGGCGAACTTCACCGTGGCTGGTATCAGGTCGCCACCGCCCTGGATTTCGAGCGCTCCAATTTCTCCACCTATGGGACGGCCCAGCGCCTCTTCGAAGAGCTGGTGCACTATTGCCGCATCCACTGGCGAAACGGCAGGCCCCTCAACAAGATCCCTGAGGTGCGGCAGAAGCTTGCCCGGCTTTCCATGGACATCGCCACCGGCCTCCGCTTCACCAAGCGCGTCGCCGCGATGCAGGCGGCAGGCAAGGTCCCGAACTACGAAGCCTCCATGAACAAGATCTGGGGCTCCGAGCTCATCCAGCGCATCGCCCTCACCGGGACGCAGATCATGGGTCTCTATGGCGGCCTGGAACGCGGCTCGCCACACGCCCCGGAGAAGGGGCACTTCTCCTACGAGTATCTCCACGGCATCGTCGGCACTATCGGCGCGGGCTCCAACGAGATCCAGCGCAACGTCATCGCCCAACGCGGCTTGGGCATGCCCCGGTAGGCCGCCATGGACATCTCCTTCACTCCAGAGCAAGAGGCCTTCTGCAAAGCGGTTCGCGGATTCCTGGCGGCCCACTGCGACCGCACCGTGGTGCGGCAGCTTGAGGCCGGCGACCTGGGCTATTCGCAGGACCACTGGCGCGCCATGGCCCAGATGGGATGGCTCGGTCTCGCCTTCCCCGCTGCCTACGGCGGCCAAGGCAAAGGCTTCACTGAACTCGCCATTCTCCTAGAGGAATTCGGCCGCCATCCCTTCCCTACGCCCTATCAGAACGCCGCCCTCCAAAGCGCCCTCGCCATCCTCCATCTGGGAAGCGAATCGCAGAAGAAGGCCCACCTCTCAAAACTCTTCGACGGCTCGTCGCGCTACGCCTTCTGCCTCACAGAGGCCAGCGCCTCCTACGACCCCTGGGGCGTCAACGTCCGCGCCATCATGCGCGGTCCCGAGTACGCCATCAACGGCGCCAAGCTCTTCATCCAGTACGGCGCATCGGCCGATCACTACATCGTCGTCGCCCGCACCCGCGATACCGAGGACCACGCCGACGGCATCACCGTCTTCCTGGTGGAGGCCAATGCCAAAGGTATCACCAAGACACCTCTGAAGAGTATGGCCGACGACAAGCAGTGCGAGATCGTCTTTAACCAGGTGATGGTCTCTCGGCAGAACATCCTCGGCACGCTGCACAAAGCCTGGCCTGCCCTGCAGAAGGTCATCACCCTCTCCACCATCGCCGCGAGCGCAGAGCTGGCCGGGTGCGCCCGCGCCGCCCTGGAGCACGCTGTTGACTATGCCAAGCATCGCGTCCAGTTCGGCAAGCCCATCGGCAGCTTCCAGGCCGTCCAGCACTACGCCGCCGATATGCTCACCGCTGCCGATGCCGCAACTCTCGCCGTCTACGATGCCGCATCGCGCGTGGACCAAGGCCTCTCCCATGTGATAGAGGCCTCCCAGGCAAAGGCCGTCTCAAGCGATGCCGCGCTCCGCGTCACCGCTAAGGGCCACCAGATCATGGGAGGCATCGGCGTCTACAAGGAGCGCGATATGCAGCTCTGGTACCGCCGCGCCAAGGTGATGGAACAGCTCTTCGGCGACGCCCAGTACCACCGGGAGAAAGTCGCCCAGTTGATGATGCTCTAGGAGGCTCGCGATGACACTGCCACGGCCCACCTGGTCGAAAGTCAAAGCTAAAACCGTCGAGAACCTCACCGCGGGCTGCATTGACATGCACGCCCACTTCGGGCCCGATAGCAAGCTCGAGCGCAGCGTAGATCTCTTCACCCTGCTGGAGACGGCCTCCGACCTCAAGCTCCGCGGCATCGCCCTCAAGAGCAAGGACTATCCAACCGGCGCGCTCGCCCAGGTGGGGAAGCGCCTCTACCCCAACATCGAGCCCATCGGCGCCATCTGCCTTGACCACGATGTGGGCGGCCTCAACGCGGAGGCCGTCAGCACCCTCGGCGGCATCGGCGGCCGCATCGTCTGGCTTCCCACCTTCTCCTCCGTCGGCGATATGGACAGGTTCTTCAAGCGCCCCGACCTCGGCATCTCCTGCCTGGATAAGAGCGGCAACCTGAACCAACCGGTACTGGACGTCCTCGAGCAGGTGAAGAAGCACGACCTGGTTCTCGCCACGGGCCACATCAGCAATGAAGAGACGATGGCCGTGGTGAAGAAGGCCCACACCATCGGCATCAAGCGCATCATCATCACCCATCCCATCACCGCGAACCTCGGCGGCACGCCGACGATGGAGATGATGAAGGAGTACGTCCGCATGGGCGCCTATCTGGAGCACGCCCTCATCGGCCTCACCGGGCGCACCCAGGTCATCACCTGGGAGGCCCTCATCGAAAATATCAGGGCCATCGGCCCGGAGCACTGCATCCTCAGCAGCGATTTCGGCCAGATCTCAAACCCGCCTCCGGCCTACGGCATGAAGACTTTCATCGCCAACCTCCTCACCTTGGGTCTCAAGGATGAAGAGGTGGAGGTCATGGTGAAGACCAACCCGGCCAAGCTCTCGGGGATCTAACCGTCCCAGACGGTTTTTCACCTTCTGCCTCCCTTGTCATTTAGTACATAATCGGCGGCATCTATGCCGTTCAGGTTGATGTCCCAGGCGTCGGCCTGCCGTAGCTATCTCGCCCGGGCCTTCGGCTCCAGCTTTGTGTTGACCACTGGCACCGTGTAGCCGGGCCGCTGCGCCGCCTTCACCTTGGGGCACAGCCCCTTGCCGGAATCGCAGCTGAAGCAGAACCACTGCTCTTCCCCTGGTTTGCGCCACAATACGTTGCCGCAGGCGGCGCAGCGCTCCTTCAGCTCACTGCACTCCCAGTCCTTCATGGCAGACTTGGCGTTCAGCGGGCAGCCCCGCCCGTGGCAGATGATCGAATCCGGGTCCTGGTGGATGCAGTCCACCGGGCAGTTCTTCACGCAGACCCCGCAATCGAAGCAGAGCATGGGGTCAATCACAAACGTTCCCCGGTAGGTATCCTCCCGGCGCTTGATGGCCAGCGTATCGCAGGGGAACTCGCACGCCCCGCAGCTGATGCAAACGCTGTCCGCGATGTAGTAGCTCATCCGATGGCCGCCTTCACCCGTTCTGCCAGGGAGCGCGTCATCCCCATCACCGCCGCCACCTCGTCCACCGGCGCCTCGCGTATCCCTTGCACCGAACCGAATCGCAACATCAGCGCCTTCTTCTTCCTGGGGCCGATCCCCGGTATCTCGTCCATCACGGAGCGCGCGCTCCGCTTCGAACGCAGGGTGCGATGATACGTGATCGCGAACCGGTGCGCCTCATCCCGCATCCGCTGCACCAGATAGAGCGATTGCGAGTTGCGCGGCAGAACGATCGGCTCGGCGCTGTCCGGGATGAAGATCTCCTCCTCCCGCTTTGCGATGCTCGCCAGAGGGATGTTCGCCTTCCCGATCTCCAGCATCACCTCCAGCGCCGCGTTCAGGTGCCCCTTGCCCCCGTCAATGATAACCAAGTCCGGGGCCGCGCCCCATCCCCTGCCGCTATCCTGCTCTTTAGCCTTCTCGCCTCTCCCAAAGCGGCGTCTCAACATCTCCTTCATCATGGCGTAGTCGTTCGAGCCTTCCACCGTCCGTATCTTAAACCGGCGGTACAGCGATGACTTCGCCTGCCCCTCCTCAAAGACCACCATGCTGCCCACTGCCGAAGTTCCCTGGATATTCGAGATATCGTACGTCTCGATCCGCCGGGGGATTCCAGGCAGGCTCAGCGCCTCCTGCAGCTCCTCCAGCGCCGCCCCCACCTTCTCCCGGTCCGCCATCCACTTCACCCGGCGCTGCTCCAGCCCCTCCTTCGCATTGCGCGCCACCAGTTCCATCAGCCTTCGCGAAGCGCCGCGCTCCGGCACCTTGATGCGCGCAGGCTTTCCCCGCCTCCGGCTGATGAGCGCCTCCAACTCGCGGACCTCGGGCGGCGTATGCTGCAGCAGCACTTCCGGCGGCACGAAGGAGGCCGAGGGGTAGAACTGCGTCACGAAGGCCGCCAGGACCTCCCCCGGCGATTCGCTCTTCGTCCCCTCCATAATGAAGCTGTCGCGGCCGCTCAGCTTCCCCTGGCGGATGAAAAAGACCTCCACCCATGCCTCGTCGTCGCCCGCCGCCACGGCCAGGATATCCTTGTCCTGCCGCTCCAGGGAAACGGCCTTCTGCTCTTCGGAGACGCGCTCCACAGCCTTGATCTGGTCTCGTAGCGCCGCGGCACGCTCGAACTTTAGGCTCTCCGCCGCCTGCTCCATCTCCCCCTTCAGCTGCTCCAGCACCGATTCGTGCCTCCCGTCAAGGAACAGCATCGTCTGATTGATGACCTGGGCGTACTGCTCCTTGTTCACCAGCCCCACGCACGGCGCGACGCACCGGTGGATGTAATACTCCAGGCATGGCCGGGCATCCTTCCCCGTGATCGCCTTCGTGCAGGTGCGGTAGGGAAAGAGCCGCTTCAGCATCGCCATCGTCTTTCGCATGGAGCTCGCGCTTGCGAAGGGGCCGAAGTAGCGATTGCCGTCGCTCGCCACCCGCCGCGTCACTTCAAGCCTGGGAAAATCCTCCGCCAGCGTCACCTTGATATAGGGATAGGTCTTATCGTCCTTCAGGCGGATATTGAAGCGCGGCTTGTGCTTCTTGATCAGCGTGTTCTCGAGCAGCAGCGCCTCCGCCTCCGAGTCCGTCACGATGTACTCAAAGTCCTCTACCCGGGGCATCAGCTCGGCGATCTTCAGCGAGAACTCGCCCGGGTTGCCGAAATAGGAGCGCAGGCGGTTCCGCAGGTTCGCCGCCTTGCCCACATAGAGCACCTGCGCCTTGGCGTCCTTCATCAAGTAAACGCCGGGCTTCGTGGGCGTGGCCGCAAGGAGGCGCACTGACTTTTCCGGTTCCATGAAAGCGATTCTACAAGAATTGAAGCAGAGAAAGCAGGCAAACGTGCTATCAGACAGCGATGGGCTGATGGACCGCGTGAGTACGAACGGACTAGCTGACGGTTACTTGATGACGAAGGCCAGGACGATGAGGACGGCCAGCATCAAGACGGAAAGCGCGCCGATGAGTCTAACGTCTTGCATGAAATAGACGTTCGCCGCCACCGGCTTGGAGGAGAACGGCCGCCCGGCCGCCTGCCCTCTGCCGCGGGCTCTGAACTCCGGCAGCGCGCCCGGCTGCGCCGTCGCCGCCTCCTCGGAGGCTTGCGCCGATGCCGCAACCGGCTCGCCCTGCGCCTCGCCAAGTTCAGGCTCGGGGGCCTCCTGCGGCGCGTGGCCATGGCGCCTCTTCCGGCGGGCAAGCTCGGCCTGGCGTGCGGCGATGCGCCTGGAGGAATGCTTAGACATGGTCTTCCTATCTGGGAACAGGGGTGAAGCTATTATAGGGCCGCCCGAAAGAGGCCGCAAGGAAAGCGGCCTTCACCGGGGGCGCCCTAGCTCACCCGAGCCACCGGCCGCTCCATCTCCTTCGCCGCCTCCGCGATGATCCGGGCGCAGTGCTCCTCGCCCAGCTTATCCGTGTTCAGGTACATGTGATAGTAGGCCGGGTCCTCCGGGCGGGCCCTGAAGAACTTCTTGTAATAGTTCTCCCGCCCGGCATCGGACTCCTTCAGGAACTTGACCGCCGCCTCCCGGCTGAGCTTATCCCGGGCCATGATCATCGCGATCCGGCTCTCCTCCCCGGCCACTAGTTGCACATGGACCGCGTTCGGCAGATCCTTCAGGATGATATTCCCGCCCCTGCCGATGATGACCGCATTCCCCGTCTTCGCCTCGTCCTGGATCACGGATGTCAGCACCTGGATGAACCGGGAATCGTTCAGCTGCTCAGCTGGCGTCTGGGGCGTCTGGGCCGCCTCCGTCAGGCTCTTGTTCATCAGCACCTCAACGCCGCTCGGCCCCAGGAATGGGTCCCCTGCCGAGCCTGCCGCCGCTGACTTCTCCAGGAAGTTGTTGAAGAACCGCGCAAGACGCTCACGCCCTCGCGCCGCCCGCTCGTCCTTCAGCACCACCGCCTCCACGGACGTCCCCGTGCGCCGCGCCGCCTCCGCGATGATCTGGTAGTCCACATAGTCGGCGCTGAGGAGCCGCGCCACGTCCAGGCCCACGGCTCGCATGAGCGTGCCCGTCCTGCCGTTGATCGTGACTACTGGCATGCCGCACCTCCGCTCCAGGCTCGCGCTCGTTTTCCATGCGGCGGAGAAGCCGTTCCGAGATCCCCCGCCGGAAGAGGTTCGCTAGTGTATAGCACAGGCCAGGGGCAGGCACAAGATGTTTTGAGGGGGCTTTCCCTAGTTCTTTACGCGCCGCCCTTCGCCGAGTCCATCCGCTTCACCCGCGCGATGTTCGCCGCCTCGCTCGCCTCAGGCCCCGTCGCGAACCAGGCCTCCAGCATCTCCTTCGCCACCGCCGGCGAGGTGCGCCGAAGGCTCATGCACAGGATATTGGCGTCGTTCCACTTCCGTGCCCCGCGGGCCGTCTCCGCGTCTGCGCAGAGCGCCGCCCGCGCGCCGGGGACCTTGTTCGCTGCCATGCTCACCCCGGTGCCCGTCCAGCAGAATAGGATGCCCTGCTCCGCCTTCTTTGAGGCCACCCGCTCCGCCACCGCCTTGGCGACGACGGGCCAGTTCGGGTCGTCATCCATCAGCGCCCCATGGAGCGAAAGGTCATGCCCCCGCCTCCGCAGCTCCTCGATGACGGCATCCGTCAGCGCCGACCGCTCGTCGCTCCCAATGGCGATGCGCTGCTTCCGCTTAGCCACGCCGCCCTCCCAGAAAGGACCTAAACCGGCGCGCACACGCCGGGTGACACGCCTCTCCATTGAGGGGAGAGGAACTCGAGCGTAGCCCGAGAGGAGAGGGTGATTCTCCCGCTGGCTTCAGCCAACGGGCCTCCCACGGCTAGACCGCCCGAGGGTGCGCCTTCTCGTACTGCTCCCGCAGGTGGTCGCTCGTCAGATGCGTGTAGACCTGCGTCGTGGAGATGTTGGCATGCCCCAGCAGCTCCTGGACGT contains these protein-coding regions:
- a CDS encoding zinc-binding dehydrogenase, which encodes MNGRVAIFKGPHKPFDLREFPLPQVAPGDLLVKVTMSMICGSDLHYWRGDIPSGMVARHGEAVMGHEMVGRVYAKGPGVVTDSNGTPLKEGDRVVFTYFAGCMACPRCLRGETASCPNKKMFIHHQVGQPPYFTGGFAEYFYLGKGNYFFKVPDTIPDAMVAPINCSFSQVMFGLHLADLRVGESVVIQGAGGLGLYAAAIAKERGANPIIVIDGIQGRLRLAQEFGATHTIDLAQHKTPAERVARVKEIVGAPGADVVVEVVGLPSAVVEGLQMTRMGGRYAVLGQVSAGEPGTIQFMPSMLLGKNIVSAACYDGWVLPKAIEFLARAQHRYPFEKMVSHSFPLAEITKAFQSSEWSRPDAHSLAVTRTALVP
- a CDS encoding acyl-CoA dehydrogenase, with the translated sequence MDFRFTPEQEAFQKEVRAFFKELVAPEKTAGQEDFTELYGLKQPFERSLRKAAGDAGYLGVAWPKEYGGQEKGMLYQAIVAYEAAYARAPVIDISVAMVAAPLMIFGTPEQKAFFLPKILRGELNICLGYSEPNAGSDLANLETKAVADGNDFVISGRKIFTTGAHKADYCWLAARTDPNAPKHKGISIFLLDMKTPGIKVEPVETIAGWTHYRVFFHYVRIPKSALIGELHRGWYQVATALDFERSNFSTYGTAQRLFEELVHYCRIHWRNGRPLNKIPEVRQKLARLSMDIATGLRFTKRVAAMQAAGKVPNYEASMNKIWGSELIQRIALTGTQIMGLYGGLERGSPHAPEKGHFSYEYLHGIVGTIGAGSNEIQRNVIAQRGLGMPR
- a CDS encoding acyl-CoA dehydrogenase, translating into MDISFTPEQEAFCKAVRGFLAAHCDRTVVRQLEAGDLGYSQDHWRAMAQMGWLGLAFPAAYGGQGKGFTELAILLEEFGRHPFPTPYQNAALQSALAILHLGSESQKKAHLSKLFDGSSRYAFCLTEASASYDPWGVNVRAIMRGPEYAINGAKLFIQYGASADHYIVVARTRDTEDHADGITVFLVEANAKGITKTPLKSMADDKQCEIVFNQVMVSRQNILGTLHKAWPALQKVITLSTIAASAELAGCARAALEHAVDYAKHRVQFGKPIGSFQAVQHYAADMLTAADAATLAVYDAASRVDQGLSHVIEASQAKAVSSDAALRVTAKGHQIMGGIGVYKERDMQLWYRRAKVMEQLFGDAQYHREKVAQLMML
- a CDS encoding 4Fe-4S dicluster domain-containing protein; its protein translation is MSYYIADSVCISCGACEFPCDTLAIKRREDTYRGTFVIDPMLCFDCGVCVKNCPVDCIHQDPDSIICHGRGCPLNAKSAMKDWECSELKERCAACGNVLWRKPGEEQWFCFSCDSGKGLCPKVKAAQRPGYTVPVVNTKLEPKARAR
- the uvrC gene encoding excinuclease ABC subunit UvrC, giving the protein MEPEKSVRLLAATPTKPGVYLMKDAKAQVLYVGKAANLRNRLRSYFGNPGEFSLKIAELMPRVEDFEYIVTDSEAEALLLENTLIKKHKPRFNIRLKDDKTYPYIKVTLAEDFPRLEVTRRVASDGNRYFGPFASASSMRKTMAMLKRLFPYRTCTKAITGKDARPCLEYYIHRCVAPCVGLVNKEQYAQVINQTMLFLDGRHESVLEQLKGEMEQAAESLKFERAAALRDQIKAVERVSEEQKAVSLERQDKDILAVAAGDDEAWVEVFFIRQGKLSGRDSFIMEGTKSESPGEVLAAFVTQFYPSASFVPPEVLLQHTPPEVRELEALISRRRGKPARIKVPERGASRRLMELVARNAKEGLEQRRVKWMADREKVGAALEELQEALSLPGIPRRIETYDISNIQGTSAVGSMVVFEEGQAKSSLYRRFKIRTVEGSNDYAMMKEMLRRRFGRGEKAKEQDSGRGWGAAPDLVIIDGGKGHLNAALEVMLEIGKANIPLASIAKREEEIFIPDSAEPIVLPRNSQSLYLVQRMRDEAHRFAITYHRTLRSKRSARSVMDEIPGIGPRKKKALMLRFGSVQGIREAPVDEVAAVMGMTRSLAERVKAAIG
- a CDS encoding cytidylate kinase-like family protein, which encodes MPVVTINGRTGTLMRAVGLDVARLLSADYVDYQIIAEAARRTGTSVEAVVLKDERAARGRERLARFFNNFLEKSAAAGSAGDPFLGPSGVEVLMNKSLTEAAQTPQTPAEQLNDSRFIQVLTSVIQDEAKTGNAVIIGRGGNIILKDLPNAVHVQLVAGEESRIAMIMARDKLSREAAVKFLKESDAGRENYYKKFFRARPEDPAYYHMYLNTDKLGEEHCARIIAEAAKEMERPVARVS
- a CDS encoding RpiB/LacA/LacB family sugar-phosphate isomerase, which codes for MERRVTRRVRAGLGPFWEGGVAKRKQRIAIGSDERSALTDAVIEELRRRGHDLSLHGALMDDDPNWPVVAKAVAERVASKKAEQGILFCWTGTGVSMAANKVPGARAALCADAETARGARKWNDANILCMSLRRTSPAVAKEMLEAWFATGPEASEAANIARVKRMDSAKGGA